Proteins from a genomic interval of Chanos chanos chromosome 3, fChaCha1.1, whole genome shotgun sequence:
- the dipk2ab gene encoding divergent protein kinase domain 2Ab, with amino-acid sequence MLRFLPLKLGRLYRCLKLLFVVGLFVILLMNTHNLFASFQKNELTDRRFINLNKCPACFGTSWCRKFMNGQVSFETWGRLRFLDVFNVKNVFFAQYGEPREGTRRIVLKRLGSNQELAEIDQKICKRATGRPRCDLIQAMYKTEFARLNGDVRLLTPDVVEGWSDLVHCPSQRLLDRIVRRYAETKDSGSFLLKNLKDTERMQLLMTLAFNPEPLVLQSFPSDEGWPFAKYLGACGRMVAVNYVGEELWSFYDAPWEKRVDLAKQLMDIAEQLTNNDFDFGLYLLDVSFDNFAVGPRDGKVIVVDAENVVVADKRLIKQNKPENYDVWYESKFEECDKEACLSFSKDVLCSRVTVDHNYYAICQNLLSRYATWRGSSGGLLHNPPPHVAKDGQLEALLDECANPKKRYGRFQAAKELREYLTQLSTPAR; translated from the exons ATGCTGCGCTTCCTTCCTCTCAAGCTGGGCCGCCTTTACCGCTGTCTGAAGCTGCTCTTCGTCGTGGGCCTGTTTGTGATCCTGttgatgaacacacacaacctctttGCCTCCTTTCAGAAGAACGAGCTCACCGACCGCCGTTTTATCAACCTCAACAAGTGCCCGGCTTGCTTTGGCACCAGCTGGTGCCGCAAGTTTATGAACGGGCAGGTGTCCTTTGAGACGTGGGGTCGGTTACGTTTCCTCGACGTCTTCAACGTGAAGAACGTGTTTTTTGCACAGTACGGGGAGCCGCGGGAGGGAACAAGAAGGATAGTGCTGAAGCGCCTCGGCTCCAATCAGGAATTGGCCGAAATTGACCAGAAGATCTGCAAGAGGGCTACGGGTCGCCCACGCTGTGATCTCATTCAAGCCATGTACAAAACTGAGTTTGCCCGCCTCAATGGGGATGTCAGACTGCTAACCCCTGATGTGGTGGAGGGCTGGTCGGACCTTGTTCACTGCCCCTCTCAAAGGTTGCTGGACAGGATTGTAAGGAGGTACGCGGAGACGAAGGATTCTGGAAGCTTCCTCCTGAAGAACCTAAAGGACACGGAGAGGATGCAGCTGTTAATGACCCTAGCTTTTAATCCAGAGCCTCTTGTACTTCAG AGCTTTCCGTCAGACGAAGGCTGGCCGTTTGCCAAGTACCTGGGAGCCTGCGGCCGCATGGTAGCCGTCAATTACGTGGGGGAGGAGCTGTGGAGCTTTTACGACGCTCCGTGGGAGAAACGGGTGGACCTGGCCAAACAGCTGATGGACATCGCCGAGCAGCTGACCAACAATGACTTTGACTTCGGCCTCTACCTCCTGGACGTGAGCTTCGACAACTTCGCCGTAGGCCCGCGGGACGGGAAAGTCATCGTAGTGGACGCTGAGAACGTGGTAGTGGCTGACAAACGTCTAATCAAACAGA ATAAGCCAGAGAACTACGACGTGTGGTATGAGAGCAAATTCGAGGAGTGCGACAAGGAGGCATGCCTCTCCTTCTCCAAGGATGTGCTGTGTTCCCGGGTTACCGTCGATCACAACTACTACGCCATCTGCCAGAACCTTCTCTCACGGTACGCGACGTGGCGCGGAAGTTCCGGCGGCCTCCTCCACAACCCGCCGCCGCACGTAGCCAAAGATGGACAGTTGGAGGCCCTGCTAGACGAGTGTGCCAACCCCAAGAAGCGCTATGGACGCTTCCAGGCAGCTAAAGAACTGCGCGAGTACCTCACCCAGTTAAGCACCCCGGCCAGGTAA